Proteins from a single region of Sphingopyxis sp. BSN-002:
- a CDS encoding SRPBCC family protein translates to MKPTKKTRRIDHAERLIAAPLVDVFAAFTSAATLAQWLPPEGATGTFEHVDLRAGGGFLMRLTFDDADVETKSDDDSDVVEVYIPTLDDGRLVVWQVEFESDDPRFSGTMEMHWYLSRQSGGTLVTIDAHHVPPGISAKDHVEGLNSSLANLAGVVEV, encoded by the coding sequence TTGAAACCGACCAAGAAGACGCGGCGCATCGATCATGCCGAGCGGCTGATCGCCGCGCCCCTGGTCGATGTCTTTGCCGCGTTCACGAGCGCGGCGACGCTCGCGCAATGGTTGCCGCCCGAGGGAGCGACGGGGACGTTCGAGCATGTCGACCTGCGCGCGGGCGGCGGCTTTTTGATGCGGCTGACTTTCGACGACGCCGATGTCGAGACCAAGAGCGACGACGACAGTGACGTCGTGGAAGTCTATATTCCGACGCTCGACGACGGGCGGCTGGTGGTGTGGCAGGTCGAATTCGAATCCGACGATCCGCGCTTTTCGGGGACGATGGAAATGCACTGGTATCTGTCGCGGCAGAGCGGCGGCACGCTGGTCACGATCGATGCGCATCACGTGCCGCCGGGTATTTCGGCGAAGGACCATGTCGAGGGGCTGAATAGCTCGCTCGCGAACCTGGCCGGGGTGGTTGAGGTTTAG